The Microlunatus soli genome contains the following window.
AACGAACCTAGCACCAGGTTGGCGTAGCCGTCGTCGGCGTGCACCTGTCGCAGCGCTTCGAAGGCGAGCAGCCGGGCGGCGTCGGGATGGCGAGGCCGACGTCGCCCGGCCCGCCCCGCCGCCGGGCCGGGCCCTGGTGGAGTCATGCCCCGAGTCGTTCGTCGGTCGCGAACTGCACGCCGCGGGCCCAGTCCGCGGCGCGCATCGGCTTCTTACCCTGGGCCTGGACGTCGCCGAGCAGCAGGCTGCCGTCACCGGTGCCGACCCGGACGCTCTTCTTGGTGACCTCGAGGGTGCCTGGTGCAAGATCATTCCGCTCGTCCGGTGTCCCGGAGTTGATCTTGAAGTGAGCGCCGCGGAAGGTGCTCCACGCGCCGGGTGCCGGGGAGCAGCCGCGGACCATCCGATCGATCGCGACGGCCGCCAGCTGCCAATCGATCCGGGCGTCCTCGACGGTGATCTTGGGCGCCAAGGAAATGCCATCGGTCGGCTGCGGCTGCGGCTGCAGCGAACCGTCCTCGATGCCGTTCAACGTCCTGACCAGCAGGTCCGCACCGGACACGGCGAGCCGCTGCAGCAGATCGCCGGAAGTGTCCTGCGGGCCGATCGCGTCCTCGATGGTGGCATACACCGGTCCGGCATCCAGCTCCTTGACCAGGGAGAAGGTGGCGGCGCCGGTCGTCGCGTCCCCGTTGATGATCGCGTGCTGCACCGGCGCAGCTCCCCGCCAGGCGGGCAGCAGCGAGAAGTGCAGATTGACCCAGCCGTGCCGAGGGATGTTGATCACCCGCTGCGGGATCAGCGCACCGTAGGCGACCACCGGGCAGCAGTCCGGTGCGAGGTCGGTGAGGCGGGCGATGAAATCGGGATCGCGCGGCCGGTCCGGGCGAAGGATCTCCAGGCCGGCCTCGGCGGCCCGGGCGGCGACCGGACTGGGCTGCAGCTTGCGTCCGCGGCCGCTCGGCGCGTCCGGCCGGGTCAGCACTGCCAGCACCTCGTGATCGGATGCGAGCAGCGCGTCCAGGGACGGGACCGCTGCCTCGGGCGTGCCGGCGAAGACGATTCTCACGCGGTGGATTGTACGAGCCGAGCGGCCGGCGGCCGATTCAGCAGAACAGATCCAGTAGCCGACGGCACTTCGGCGGATCCCAGGTCAGCCCACGCGGGATCCCCCACAGCAGATACGACATCGCGCGCAGCACGATCCAGGAACGGGCCCGATCGTCGGGCAGCCCGGCAGCGGCGACGAAGGTCTCGAACGCCCCGAGCACATCGGTCCGGTCCGGCAGTTCGTCCAATCGGTCCCACAGCACCCGGGCGAAGTCGTACTCCGGGTCGCCGCGCAGCAGCACCGGGTCGACAACCAACCAGGGTGCCCGTTCGGCGGCCAGGACCTGATCAGAGTGCAGGTCGCCGTCCACCGCACGCCCGAGCACCGTCTCGGTCGCCCGTTCGGCCGCCAATTCCAGAGCACGGTCCAGTTGAGTGCGCGGCGTCGGACCGTCCAGTGCCGACCAGTCGCGTTCGAACTTCTCGGTGTGCGCTCGGGCGATCGAGGCCGTCGATCGCACCTCGTCCGGCACCGGTACCGCGAGCTCACCGACCAGGCCGGCAATGATCGGGATCGCCACCCCGAGCGGCTCCGACCGCAGCGTCCGGGTGCCGTCCAGTCGCTCCAACAGCATGGCTCGGTCGGCGTGGTCGACGTCGAACAGCCGTACCGTGCCGCGGCCGTCCCAGATCCGCAGCGCTGCCGCCTCGCCGGCGACGTCGTCGCCCGGCGGCGCCAACCGAAGCACCAGCCGTTGATCATGTCGGCGGACCGGTACCGCCAGGGCGTTGGAGCCGTGCATCACCGGCCCGTCACGATCAAGATCCCACCGTCGGCATTGCGCCGACACCAGGTCCGGCAGTGCGTCCAGCCAGTCCCGCCCGGCCACATCGTGCCACCAGCGAGGCATCTCCCGGAACGACTCCGGCACCGTGATCAGCGTGGACGGCCGGCCGGGCTCGGGATTCGGCACACCGCAGACACAACCATCCCTCGTTGCGGCCTGCAACCAGGATTCTCCCGTCCCGGGAATGTCAGGACAGGTCGTCCTCGATCGTCCGGGCGGCCCGGATCAGTCGGGCCTCTGCCCCGTGCGCTGCGACGAGCTGGGCCCCGATCGGAAGGCTCGGACCGTGCACCGGTATCGAGATCGCGGGATGTTCGCTGAGATTGAAGGCGTAGCTGAACCAGGCCCAGTCCAGATAGTCGGCCGGCTCCTCGTTGACACTGTCCGGGCCGTCCTGGCCGACGGGGAACGCCGTCACCGCGCAGCTCGGGGTCAGGATCAGGTCGTACGGTGCGAGGAAGCTGCTGACCTCCGCCTTGTACTCCTGACGCTCCAGATGCGCTGCCGCCAGATCGGCACCGCTGAACGCGCCGGCCGCCTCGATCACCGCGGCCAACCCCGGATCCAGCTCGCTCTGGTCGGCCCCGGACAGGATGGCGGCGAATCCGGTTGTCCAGATGACATGCAGCAGGTCGAACCGATCCCGCGGCGTGTCGTCGCAGAGCTCGACCCGATGGCCGGCGGCGCCGAGACGTTCGGCGGTCAGATCGAGTGCGGCGGTGATCTCCGGCTCGGCCGGCCGGCCACCCCAGGTCGGGCAGTAGGCGATCCGCAGCGGGCTGCTCGCTCGCTCGTCCCGACGCGGTGCGACAGGTCTGTGGTCGCGCAGCATCGACGTGGGATCTCGCGGGTCGGCGGTGGAGATCAGATCCAGCAGCGCGGCGGCGTCGTCGACGCTGCGGGCCAGGGTGCCGTTGGCGACGATGCTGCTCAGTGGCGTCGGAGGGTAGTACGGGATCAGGCCCGGGCCGGGTTTGATCCCGACGACACCGCAGAAGGCCGCTGGAATCCTGACCGAGCCCGCGCCGTCGCCGCCCTGCGCGACCGGCGCGAAGCCAGCCGCGACGGCCGCCGCTGCGCCACCGCTCGACCCGCCGGCTGTGCGGGCCAGGTTGTGCGGGTTGTGCGCCGGGCCGTTGACACGATTGCCCGCAGCGGCCTTCCAGCCGACCTCGGAGGTGGTCGTCTTGCCCATCATCACGCCGCCGGATCCGAGCAGTCGATCGGCCAGCGGCGAGTTCTGTTCCGGGATCCAATCCCGCGTCAGCCGGGATCCCTTGGTGGTCCGGATCCCGGCGGTCGGGACCAGGTCCTTGATCGCGAACGGGATGCCGAGCATCGGCGGCGCATCGTCGGGATTGCGAGCCCATTGTTGCTCGGCGGTCTTCGCGTCCGCCCGGGCCCGGTCGGCCGTCACCGTGACGAAGGCGTTGATGTCGCCGTCCAACCGCTCGATGCGTTGCAGCAGGGCTTCGGTCACCTCCACCGGCGACAGCCGTCGGGTGGCATAGCCGTCGCGGAGCTCGCGCACCGACAGCCAGCAGAGCTCGTCGGCGGCGTCGTCGCTACCGTCCGACCGGCCGGCGATGATCGTCATCGGCCCTCCCGATAACCCGACCCCAGGTCCAGGACCGGGTCGCCGGCGGCCTGATCGGGTGCCTCGATGAGCTGCTCTCCCGATGCCCGTGTCGGCGCTGTTTCGGGCACGCCGATCAAGGTCAGCAGGGAGATGGCGACGCAGATACCGACGTACCACGCCGGCATCAGGTCACTGCCGACGCTGTTGATCAACCAGGTGAGGATGAACGGCGACGACACCGACACGATCACGGCGAGACCGAAGCCCGCGGCAACTCCCGAGTAGCGGACCCGGGTCGGGAACAGCTCGGCCCAGCAGCAGACCAGCGGTCCGGTGTAGCAGCCGAGCGCGATCCCGCCGACCAGCACCTGCAGGAAGGCGGTCAGCACGACCCCGCTGTTCGGGATGATCAGATAGGCGGGGAAGATCGACACCAGCATGGCGACGGCCCCGCCGATCAGCAGCGGCTTGCGCCCCACTCGGTCGGACAGCTGGCCGGCGATCAGGATGGTCACGCAGTAGGCGGCGATCGCCAGACAGTTGGCCAGCAACGCATGATCGGACGGCACATCGAGTTCGGTGCGCAGGAAGGTCGGCGTGTAGACCAGAACGACGTAATAGCAGACGGTCTGACCGAGGGCGATCCCCGCGACCTTCAGCACCCGGCCGCCGTAGCTGGACACCGTCTCGCGCAACGGCGATCGGGAGACGTCGTCGTTGGCAACAATGCTCTGAAAGGCGACGGTCTCCTCCAGCCGGAGTCTGATGTAGAGCCCGATCACACCGAGCGGGAACGCCAGCAGGAAGGCCACCCGCCATCCCCAGGAGTGCAGCTGGGCGTCGGTCAGGATCGAGGTCAGCAGGAATGCCAGCAGCGAACCGGCCAACAGGCCCAGGCCGGTGCTGGCCGGCATGAAGCTGACCAGGAAGCCGCGTCGACGCGCCGGCGCGGACTCCGCGATCAGCGCGGCGCCGCCGGCGTACTCACCTCCGGCCGAGAAGCCCTGGACGATTCGGGCGATGATCAACAGCAGCGGCGCGAGGACCCCGATCGTGGCGTAGCTGGGGATCAGCCCGATGCAGCCCGTCGACACCGACATCAGCAGCAGCACGACGGCCAGCACCCGCTTGCGTCCGATCCGATCGCCGAACCGGGCGAACACGACGCCGCCGATCGGTCGGGTGATCACCGGCAACGCGAACACTCCGAACGTCGCCAACAGGGCCGCCGTCGGGTCCGCGTCGTCGAACAGCACTTCGGAGATCACCACGGCCAGGAAGCCGTACACCCCGTAGTCGAACCACTCGACGAAATTCCCGACGGCTCCGGCGGCCAACGCTCGACGCTGCGGACGTCCGATGGTTGCTGCTGACAAGATCAATAACTCCCGTGAGGTCGACGGACGGACGCATCAATGCTGGTAGAGCGCGAGGCGTCTGGTCGCGGTCGCACTGTGCGCGGCCATCGCTTCGGAATCGGAGATCACCTGCACCGCCCGAGCCAGCTGCGGTGTGGTGTCGCGGGCGATCCGCTGCCAGGTCAGCGGTTTGAGAAAACGACCGACCGACAGTCCGGCACTGTGCTTGGCGCCACCCGCCGTCGGCAGCACGTGGTTGGTGCCGGCCATCCCCTTGTCGGAGTAGGCGACGGTGCTCCACGGTCCGATGAACAGCGACCCGTAGTTCGTCAGATGATCATGGAAGTAGTCGTCGTCCCGGGTCATCAGCTCCAGATGTTCCGGCGCAAGATCATCCATCAGCGCGACCGCGGTCTCGTTGTCGTCGGCGACCGTGACGCTACCGAAGTCGTCCCAGGCCGGTCCGCAGATGTCGGCGGTGGACAGGATCTTGCGTTGCTCATCGATCGCCTCCAGGACCGCCTTGCCCAGCGTCTCCGAGGTGGTGACCAGAGCGGCCGGCGAGTTGACGCCGTGCTCGGCCTGCCCGAGCAGGTCCGCGGCGACGATCTCCGGGTCGGCGGAGTCGTCGGCGATGATCGCGACCTCCGACGGGCCGGCCAACAGGTCGATCGCCGCGGTGCCGAACAGCTGGCGTTTGGCCTCGGCGACGTAGGCGTTGCCGGCGCCGACCAGCATGTCGACCGGTCGCGCATCGATCAGGCCGAACGCCATCGCCGCCAGCGCCTGAACCCCGCCGAGCACGAAGACCCGATCGGCCCCGGAGACGTGAGCGGCGTAGACGACGGCCGGGTTGGCCTTGCCGTCCGGCTGCGGCGGCGTACAGCAGATCACGTTCGGCACACCGGCCACCTTGGCAACGCCGACCGTCATGAACGCGCTGGCGGTCAGTGGGAACCGGCCGGCCGGCAGATAGGCGCCCACTCCGCCGACCGGCACGTAGCGGACACCGGTGACCAGGCCGGGTTCGAGCTCGACCTCGAAGTCGGACAACCGGGACCGGGTCTGGGTGGCGAACGCCTGGGTGCGTTCGGCGCCGAGCTCGATGGCCTGCCGAAGGTCGGCGGAGAGCTGGGAGCCGCTGTCGGCGACCTGTTGCGCCGACAGTTCGACGTCGTCGCCGGTCCAGCCGTCGAGATCCTTGGCGTAGTCCAGCACGGCGGCGCGGCCGCGGGACTGGATATCGCCGAGCATCCTGCTCACTGTCTCGATCACCCGGGGGTCGCGTTGCGCCGCGGGCGTGCTGGAGCCCGGCTTGAGGTGGTGGAACGAGCCGGCGAGCGACTCCAGAACGGCGGGCGTGAAACGCATGACGATCCTTCTTCTTGACCGGTGCCGGGCACTGTCCGGCGGCACCCTGGGTGACCCACGGAACGCTAGAGGGATCGAATCAATCGCACAAGCCGTCACAAACCTGAGCGAAGCATCGTGTCATACGATGTCTGCGATGCCTGACGTCGAAAGGAACAGCGATGACCCTGGCCCAGCTGCGGGCATTCCTGGCCGCCTACGAGCTGGGCTCCTTCACGGCCGCTGCCCGCCGCCTGGAGACGACGCAGACCGCGATCTCGGAGCTGATCGCCCGGCTCGAACGCGAGATCGGCATGAGACTGTTCGTCCGGGGCGGTCGCCGGCTGATGCCGACCGCCGCGGCAGACGAGCTGCGCGGACATGCCCAGGCCTCGGTGTCGGCGATCGAGTCCGGGATCGAATCGCTGCACGCGATGTCGGCGCTGCAGGGAGGTGTCTGCACCTTCGGCGTGCTGCGCAATGCCGCCTACTACGACCTGTCCGACCTGGCGCAGCAGTTCCACCAACAGCATCCGAAGGTGAAGATCCGATTGGTCGGTCTCAACTCCGCACTGGTCGCCGAATCCATTGCAGCCGGTGAGATCGAGGCCGGGCTGATCGTGCTGCCGGTGCCCGAGGTGCAGCTGCTGGTCAAGCCGCTGTTCCGGGACGAGGTGCTCTACGCCTCCGCGGTCCGCGATCCGGCAGCCGGGCCGATCACGCTGGAGGAGATGGCGGACAACCGGATCACGCTCTACGACGCCTACGCCGGCTGGAAGGACCCGACCCGGCGCCAGCTCCTGGAACGCTCCCGGGTCAAGGGATTGGCGATCGATCCGGTGATCGAGGTCGAACACGTCGAGACCGCATTGAACCTGGTCGCCGCCGGCGCCGCGGACACGATGGTCAGTCGGACGATCGCCGAGGGACCGAACTTCCCGTCCGGCATCCGTACGGTCTCTTTCGCCGAACCCTTCTACGACACCATCGCCCTGGTCCAGCGCAAGTCGGTGCAACTGTCCCCCGCCACCCGCCGATTCGCCGAGCTCGCCGAACAGACGCTGCTGCAGCAGGTCGCGAACAGGAGTACTCCCGAGGAACGACTCGGGGATCAGCCGATCGACACCGGATCGACCTGAACGCGCAACGCCCCCTCAGCCTTCTTGGCCGACCGGGTCGCCGTGACCGCCTTGACGGCGGCGACCAGGTCGTTGCCGATCGCCAGCGGCGCCCGGAGCGTGAGCCGGCTGACGATCACGTCACCGGCCGCACTGGGGCCGAGTTCGACCGGTCCGAGGATCTCGGTCGGGTCGGGCGCCTTCAGCAGTTGGCCGAATTCGGTGAGCGCCGCGGACCGGCCGTCCACGGTGATCAACTTCACGGCGGGAGGAAAATGGGCCTCGGCACGATCGGCCAGCTCGCGGGACGCGTAGCCGGCCGGGTCCAGCCGCACCAGCGCCTGCAGCGTGTGTCCACCACTGTCCCCGACCGCGATCACCGAGCCACCCTGCTCGCCCGGCCGAACCAGCGCGACGGCGTTCAACCAACGCCGGAGAGCCTCCTCACCGGCTCGCAGATCCGCACGCAGCAACGGAAGTTGCGCATCCAGCAGGACGGCGGCGGCGTACCCGTGGTCGGCGGCCGGCTCGGCGCCGGGGGTCGCGACCACCAACGCCGGCGTCTCCGGGACCTGGTCCAGCACCCGTCCGCCCATCGACTGCCGGACGGTCGTCGACGGGAATGCCCGCCCGAGCTCCTCGGCGGTCCTGCCGGCACCGACCACCGGTGATCGCCACCGGCGTGAGCCGCAGTTCGGGCATGCCCAGTCGGGCAGGAACCTGCCGCACCATCGGCAGGACAGCAGGATGTCCGGAAGATCCCGATGATCACCGAGGCCGGCCAGTTGATCATCGTCGTCGGGTACATCGGTGATCATGGTCGGCAGCTGGAGTTGATCTTGTTCCGCGGCATCGGTCGAGCGCGACTCCGGGGCGGGTCGCCGGCCTCGCTCCGAGCGTCGGGTGGCCCGGGTCGGTCCGTGGCAGTGTGTGCAGCGGACGGGTTCGCGACATTCCTGGCAGGTCAGGCTGACCAGATAGCCGGACCGCGGCACCTGGACCAGCACCGGGCCGGCGGCGAGACCGGCCCGGATCACGTCGAACACATCGTGCGGCAGCCGAGCGGCGAAGGCGGCCGGGTCGCGGTCCAGGGCCCGGTCGGTGTCGGCGGCGATCCTGATCCGCGGCGCGGTCCGGCGCACGGCGACCCGTTCGGCAGACAACGTCTTCAGCCAGCCGCGGTCGATCATCCGCTGCACCTCGCAGCTGCGGCTGTAGGCGGCGAACAGGACCGCGCAGCCGGCGTCGGCGGCCCTGATCGCGAGCACCTCGCGGGCCTGCGGATATGGCGCTCGCTGTTCGGCGAGCAGATCGTCGCCGTCGTCGTACAACGCAACGAGGCCGAGGTCACGGACCGGTGCGAACGCCGCTGCCCGGGTCCCGATCACCACCGACACGTCGCCGCGCAACGCGGCCAGGAAGGCGCGATAGCGGGCCGCCGGACCGAGGTCGGCGGTCAGGGCGACGAAACCCTGCTCACCCAGCACCCGTTCGCAGGCCGACCGCAGGAGTTGCAGATCGCGGACGTCGGGCACGATCAGCAGGCTGCCTCGACCACCGGACACGGTTGCTGCAGCAGCGAGTGCCATCCCGTGGGCCCAGTCCCCCGCCGGATCGGCCGACGGGATCAGCTGCCAGGCGGCACGCGGGCTGTCTCCGCGGCGCAGCGCGGCCAGGAAGTCGCTGCCGGTGGGATAGCGGGCGAAAGGTCCGTCGACCTGCTCCGGTGGCGGCGGGTTGCGTTCGACCCGGGTGGCCTTCTCGGTCGCCGCGTGCCGGGGCGGGACCGCCAGCCGCAACACGTCGGCGTAACTGCCGGCGTAGTGGTCGGCGACCTGCCGGACCAGCCGGTCGACTTCGGGGGTCAGCACCGGTTCGGCCGACACCACCTTGTACAGCGGCGCCAGCGTGCCGGGATGGTCGGTGTCGGCGGCCCGTTCGAGGACGAACCCGTCCCGCAGTTTGCCGGCGAACCGGACCCGGACCCGCGCACCGGGCACCGCCTCGGCGTCCTGTGCCGGTGTCACCGCGTAGTCGAAGGGCCGGTCAAGATGGGCCAGCGAGACGTCAACCACGACCCGCGCTACCGGCAGCTCCGGCTGTTCGGGTTCGGAAGGCACCAGCAAACATTCTCATACCGGACCGTTCCTGATCATGCACGGTCCTGCTGTTCGATCCGGCCCGCAATGCACCGCGCCCTCCGACAGGCTCAGGGGCTTGTCGAAGGGCGCGGCAGCAGGACCGGCGAGTGCGAGAGGTCAGCCCTTGACGGCCTGGGCCAGGGCGTCGGCGCGATCGGTGGTCTCCCAGCTCAGGTCGGGCAGCTCACGGCCGAAGTGTCCGTACGCCGCCGTGGTGGCGAAGATCGGCCGCTTCAGCTTGAGGTCTTGGACCAGGGCACCCGGGCGGAGGTCGAAGACCTCCAGGACAGCCTTCTGGATCTGCTCGGTCGGGACCTTCTCGGTGCCGAAGGTGTCGACGTAGAAGCCGACCGGGTGTGCCTTGCCGATGGCGTAGGCGACCTGGCATTCGCAGCGATCGGCCAGCCCGGCCTTGACCACGTTCTTGGCGACCCAACGCATCGCGTACGCGGCGGACCGGTCGACCTTCGACGGATCCTTGCCGGAGAAGGCGCCGCCACCGTGACGGGCCATGCCGCCGTAGGTGTCGACGATGATCTTGCGACCGGTCAGGCCGGCGTCGCCCATCGGGCCGCCGATCTCGAAGCGGCCGGTCGGGTTGACCAGCAGCCGGTAGTCGGAGGAGTCGATGTCGTACTTCTCCACGATCGGGGCGACCACGTGCTTGCGGACGTCGGGTGCGAGCAGCGCGTCCAGGTCGACGTCGGCGGCGTGCTGGCTGGAGACCACCACGGTGTCCAGCCGGACCGGCTTGTCACCGTCGTACTCGATGGTCACCTGGGTCTTGCCGTCCGGCCGCAGGTAGGCCATCTCGCCCTCCTTGCGGGCGAAGCTGAGCTGTTCGGCCAGCCGGTGCGCCAGGTCGATCGGCAGCGGCATCAGCGACGGGGTCTCCGAGCAGGCGTAGCCGAACATCAGGCCCTGGTCGCCCGCGCCCTGGAAGTCGAACTCGTCCTTGGACTCCCCGGAACGGGTCTCGAACGCCTTGTCCACGCCCTGGGCGATGTCCGGCGACTGGGCGCCGATCGCGACTTGCACGCCACAGGATGCGCCGTCGAAGCCCTTGGTCGAGGAGTCGTAGCCGATGTTCAGGATCCGGCTGCGGACGATCTTGGGGATCTCCACGTACGCCTTGGTGGTGACCTCACCGGCGACCACCACCAGACCGGTGGTGACCAGCGTCTCCACCGCCACCCGGCTGTCCGGATCGTCGGTCAGCAGCGCGTCCAGGATCGAGTCACTGATCTGATCGCAAATCTTGTCCGGGTGGCCTTCGGTGACCGACTCCGAGGTGAACAGGCGCTTGGCCATCGCAGATATGCCTCTCGTGCTGTTGCGTCGTCTTCGCCGGCGTCTCGCAACGCCGGATGGGCAGACCTTACCGTCCGGAGCGGATCTGCAGTACCTCATCCAGGATGTGGTGGGCCAGCGTGTCCTTGGAACCGGCGAGGGCGTCCGGAGCCGGCGCATCCTCCGACGGTGTCCGGAGCAACCGGATCTCCGAATCGGCCTGACCGAAGACTCGGCCCCGACCGACAGCGTTCAGCACCAACAGGTCGCAGCCCTTACGGGCCAGCTTGGCCCGACCGAGGTCGACCAACTGTTCGGGCGTGTCGGCGGTCTCGGCGGCGAATCCGACCAGCACCTGGGACCGGTCGGTCCGGTCGGCGACCAGGCCGGCCAGGATGTCGGGGTTCTGCACCAGGCTGAGTTCGAGCCGTTGGTTCGGATCGGACTTCTTGATCTTGCCGGATTGGGCCTGTGCGGGCCGGAAGTCGGCGGGTGCGGCGGCCATCACGACGACGTCGGCGGCCTTGCCGGCCGCTGTCACCGCAGCCTGCAGCTCCAGGGTGCTGCCGACCGGGATGGTCCGCACCCCTGCGGGAGACGGCAGGTCGACGTTGGCTGCGATCAGGTCGACGCCGGCTCCGCGCAGCACGGCTGCCCGGGCGATCGCCTGACCCATCAGGCCGGAGGAGGCGTTACCGACGAAGCGGACCGGATCGATCTGTTCCCGGGTGCCGCCGGCGCTGACCACCAGCTGCAGCCCGGCCAAGTCGCGGGCGGCGGCAGCGACCGCCAGCTCGGGACGCTGCAGCACGGTCCGCACGATCCGGGCCAACTCGGCCGGATCGGGCAGCCGGCCCGGGCCGGTGTCGGCGCCGGTCAGGCGACCGGAGTCGGGGTCGATCACGACGGCGCCGCGGGCACGCAGGGTGGCGACGTTGGCCTGGGTCGCCGGGTGCAGCCACATCTCGGTATGCATCGCCGGGGCGAAGATCACCGGGCAGGTGGCGGTCAGCAGGCAGCTGGTCAGCAGGTCGTCGGCCCGGCCGGTGGCGGCCCGGGACAACAGATCGGCAGTGGCCGGTGCGACCACGATCAGGTCGGCCTGCCGGCCGAGTGCGACGTGCGGCACCGACTCCACGTCGGTGAAGACGTCGGTCTGCACCGGGTGGCCGGACAGCGCCGCCCAGGTGGGTGCGCCGACGAATTCGAGTGCGGCCGCGGTCGGGACGACGGTCAGGTCGTGTCCCGCCCCGTACGGCTGGTCGGCGTCGGCCTGCGGCTCCTTGAGCCGGCGGAGCAGTTCGGCCGCCTTGTAGGCGGCGATGCCGCCGGCGACGCCGAGCAGGATGCGACTCATGGACGACTCTCCTCGACGACGCGGCGGCAGTGCTGGGACTGGTTCGGTGTCAGCGCTCGGTTCGGGTTCAGGCGCTCGGTTCGGTGTCGTCGAAGGACGGCGTCGGCACGTCCTGCACCGGTGCGATGCCGGGCTGCCCGTCGATGCCGGTGCTCTCGCCCTCGGCACCTTCGACGCACTGCAGCACGCCGGCGTTGACCTCACGCAGCGCGATCGACAACGGCTTCTCCTGCACGCCGGTCTCCACCAGCGGGCCGACATGCTCCAGCAGGCCTTCGCCGAGCTGGGAGTAGTAGGCGTTGATCTGCCGGGCCCGCTTGGCGGCGAACAGCACCAGCCGGTACTTGGAGTCGGCCTGGGTCAGCAGCTCGTCGATCGGCGGATTGTTGATGCCCTGGAAAGCGGTCTGGTTCTCGGTCAAGATGCCCCTTCGAACGGATGGTGGGCGGTAGTGGTGCGATGCTCGTACGTCGTGCGCTGCGCCGGACTCAGGCGAGCTGAACTCAGCTGTTCCGTGGCGGGCACAGGTCACAGACCGAGCAAGTCTACCAAGTCTTGCACCGCTTGCTCGACATCGCGGTTGACGATGGTGGCGTCGAATTCGTCCTGGGCCGCCATTTCGTCCCGCGCGGTCTGCAATCGGCGTTCCCGTTCGGCCGGATCCTCGGTGCCGCGGACGGCCTGGCGGCGCAGCAGCTCTTCCCAGGTCGGCGGCGCCAGGAAGACGAAGTGTGCATCCGGCCAGGTCTGTCGGACCTGGCGGGCGCCCTGCAACTCGATCTCCAGGATCGCCGGCCGATCGGCGGCCAAGGCGTCGAGAACGGGTTGCCGCGGGGTGCCGTAACGATGCTTGCCGTGGACGACGGCCCACTCCAGCAGCGC
Protein-coding sequences here:
- the coaBC gene encoding bifunctional phosphopantothenoylcysteine decarboxylase/phosphopantothenate--cysteine ligase CoaBC — protein: MSRILLGVAGGIAAYKAAELLRRLKEPQADADQPYGAGHDLTVVPTAAALEFVGAPTWAALSGHPVQTDVFTDVESVPHVALGRQADLIVVAPATADLLSRAATGRADDLLTSCLLTATCPVIFAPAMHTEMWLHPATQANVATLRARGAVVIDPDSGRLTGADTGPGRLPDPAELARIVRTVLQRPELAVAAAARDLAGLQLVVSAGGTREQIDPVRFVGNASSGLMGQAIARAAVLRGAGVDLIAANVDLPSPAGVRTIPVGSTLELQAAVTAAGKAADVVVMAAAPADFRPAQAQSGKIKKSDPNQRLELSLVQNPDILAGLVADRTDRSQVLVGFAAETADTPEQLVDLGRAKLARKGCDLLVLNAVGRGRVFGQADSEIRLLRTPSEDAPAPDALAGSKDTLAHHILDEVLQIRSGR
- the rpoZ gene encoding DNA-directed RNA polymerase subunit omega encodes the protein MTENQTAFQGINNPPIDELLTQADSKYRLVLFAAKRARQINAYYSQLGEGLLEHVGPLVETGVQEKPLSIALREVNAGVLQCVEGAEGESTGIDGQPGIAPVQDVPTPSFDDTEPSA
- a CDS encoding primosomal protein N', with the protein product MPSEPEQPELPVARVVVDVSLAHLDRPFDYAVTPAQDAEAVPGARVRVRFAGKLRDGFVLERAADTDHPGTLAPLYKVVSAEPVLTPEVDRLVRQVADHYAGSYADVLRLAVPPRHAATEKATRVERNPPPPEQVDGPFARYPTGSDFLAALRRGDSPRAAWQLIPSADPAGDWAHGMALAAAATVSGGRGSLLIVPDVRDLQLLRSACERVLGEQGFVALTADLGPAARYRAFLAALRGDVSVVIGTRAAAFAPVRDLGLVALYDDGDDLLAEQRAPYPQAREVLAIRAADAGCAVLFAAYSRSCEVQRMIDRGWLKTLSAERVAVRRTAPRIRIAADTDRALDRDPAAFAARLPHDVFDVIRAGLAAGPVLVQVPRSGYLVSLTCQECREPVRCTHCHGPTRATRRSERGRRPAPESRSTDAAEQDQLQLPTMITDVPDDDDQLAGLGDHRDLPDILLSCRWCGRFLPDWACPNCGSRRWRSPVVGAGRTAEELGRAFPSTTVRQSMGGRVLDQVPETPALVVATPGAEPAADHGYAAAVLLDAQLPLLRADLRAGEEALRRWLNAVALVRPGEQGGSVIAVGDSGGHTLQALVRLDPAGYASRELADRAEAHFPPAVKLITVDGRSAALTEFGQLLKAPDPTEILGPVELGPSAAGDVIVSRLTLRAPLAIGNDLVAAVKAVTATRSAKKAEGALRVQVDPVSIG
- the gmk gene encoding guanylate kinase, translated to MPASQPTAHRRLTVLSGPTAVGKGTVVNRLRTDHPQVWVSVSATTRAPRPGEQHGVHYLFLSDAEFDELIATDALLEWAVVHGKHRYGTPRQPVLDALAADRPAILEIELQGARQVRQTWPDAHFVFLAPPTWEELLRRQAVRGTEDPAERERRLQTARDEMAAQDEFDATIVNRDVEQAVQDLVDLLGL
- the metK gene encoding methionine adenosyltransferase, which gives rise to MAKRLFTSESVTEGHPDKICDQISDSILDALLTDDPDSRVAVETLVTTGLVVVAGEVTTKAYVEIPKIVRSRILNIGYDSSTKGFDGASCGVQVAIGAQSPDIAQGVDKAFETRSGESKDEFDFQGAGDQGLMFGYACSETPSLMPLPIDLAHRLAEQLSFARKEGEMAYLRPDGKTQVTIEYDGDKPVRLDTVVVSSQHAADVDLDALLAPDVRKHVVAPIVEKYDIDSSDYRLLVNPTGRFEIGGPMGDAGLTGRKIIVDTYGGMARHGGGAFSGKDPSKVDRSAAYAMRWVAKNVVKAGLADRCECQVAYAIGKAHPVGFYVDTFGTEKVPTEQIQKAVLEVFDLRPGALVQDLKLKRPIFATTAAYGHFGRELPDLSWETTDRADALAQAVKG